The Halobaculum magnesiiphilum genome contains the following window.
GGCGACGACGGCCGCGAGGGTCCCGCCGGCGGAGTCGCCCGCGACCGCGACGGTTCCGGTCCCCCGGACCGCGTCCGGGTGCGCGGCGACCCACTCGACGGCGGCGTACGCGTCCTCGACGGCCGCCGGGAAGGGATGCTCCGGGGCGAGGCGGTAGTCGACGGCACAGACGGCACAGCCGCTCTCGGTCGTGAGATGGCGACACAGCCAGTCGTGCGTCCCGAGGCTCCCGAGAACGAACCCGCCGCCGTGGAAGAACACGACGGTCGGGTGCGGGCCCTCGCTGTCCGGGAGGTAGAGGCGGACGTCGAGGTCGCCGGCGGGGCCGGGAATCGACCGATCGACGACAGCGCCGACTTCCGGCGGGTTCCGGTTCTGTACCCACGTGACGGGTCGAGTGACGAGCCGGAGGAGCTTCAGCCCGTACCGACTGTGCGGGAGCGGGATCCGGCTCTGTCGCTCGACGGCCGCCCGGGCCTGCGGATCGATCTCGTCGGCGTGCACTGGGACAGCTTCGCACGGCGGATACTAAATCCTCGGTGGGAACCCGACCGCCAAGCCCCGACACCCCGACCACCTCAACCGGCTCGACCGGCCCGAGCGTCCCGACCGGCTCGATCGGCCTGACCGCCCCACCCCGCTGACCGTCTCGGCCGCCCCGTCCGTCCGGTGGCGACGTCCACGACGCCGGAGGTGCCGGTTCCCCGCCGGGCTAGACATATATTCGTGGAGCCCGTCCGTTGTTTCGACCATGAGACAACGACCCACACCCCGCGGTCGGGACCGCTAATCCGGACAGTGACCGGGAGCGAACGGACGCGGCGACAGTTGCTCGCGGCCCTTGGCGGCGCGGCGACCGTCGGGCTCGCCGGCTGCGGCGGCACGAGCGGCGGACCGAACGCCAGTGGCGACACGGCCGCGGCGCCGACGACCGGGACCACGGCGAATCCCCGAACGGAGACGGAGACGGCGACCCCCGAACCGGCGTACGAGGCGTGTATGGAGCCGGTGGGCTGTCTCTCGTTCGACGAGCCCCCGGAGACGTGGGCCGCCAACGCCGGCATCTACTGCGACATCGGCGTCGCGCTCGGGCTGGCCGACCGGCTCGCGGCGATCGGCTCGCCGCGGCGGTACTACACCGGGTACTACGAGGAGCTGCCGGGCGTCTCGTTCGACAAGAGCCAGTATCCGGTGCTGTCGCGGGGCACGCGGATGCCCAAGGAGTCGTTCTACGCCGCCGACGCGGACCTCCACGTCATCGACCCGGTGTGGATGGTGAACACCTTCGGATGGACGGAGGCCGACATCGAGGAGATCGCGACGAACGTCGGCCCGTTCTTCGGCAACTACATCCGCGAACAGCAGGACGCGTGGCACACGTACCGGTATCCGACGCTGTCGGAGGCGTTCGGCAACGTCGCGGCGCTGTTCGGCCGGCGCGACCGCTACGAGCGGATCGAGCAGGTACGCTCGGAGCTGGCCGAGACGATCCGCTCGCGGCTGCCCGAGGAGCGCACGGAGGTGTTGCTCCTGCGACCCCAAGGGATCCCGCCGAACTCCTTTTTCCCACAGTACATGGACGACTCCGTCTCGGATCTCCAGTGGCAGGTCGTCGAGGTCGAGGACGCCCTGACGGACAGCGGGATCCCCGAGTGGGGCGTCCGTATCGACTACGAGACGATCGCGCGGCTCGACCCCGAAGTGATCGTCATGGAGACCCAGTTCGCGGACGACTTCGTGCTCGACGACGAGTCGTTCCGGGAGTTCACGCTGGGGTTCATGCGCGACCACCCGGTCGCCCGCGACGTGACCGCCGTCGAGAACGGCCGTGTCCATGCCGGCGGCATCAACTACCAGGGCCCGATGGTCTCGCTGTTCCAGACCGAGCACGCCGCGCAGGTGGCCTATCCCGACGAGTTCGGCGACGAGGAGCTGTTCGACCGCGACCGCGTCGCGGGGATCGTCACGGGCGACGGATGAGCCGCGGCCGTCCGCGGACGCGAAGGCGAACGCGCTCGCGTGACGGACGACCCCCGCGACCGCCGGGGTGTCGCGATGGCCGGTGAGACCCGCGGGGAGACGGGGACGGCCGCCGACCGGCGGCTCGCGTGGGTGAACCGGCAGCTCGTCGGCGTCGCCGTCGGCAGCGTCGCCGTCGTCGTCGTCGCGGCGACGCTGCAACTGAGCTTCGGCGCGTATCCGGTTTCCCCGCTGGGCGCGTGGCGGGCGCTGGCTGACCCCGAGGTGCTGCTCAGCGCGGCAGCCTGGCGGGCGTTCCTGCTCGGGGGGAGGGTACCGGACTACGGGACGGCGACGCTCGTCGTGTGGACGATCCGGCTCCCGCGCGTGCTCGTGGCGCTGCTCGTGGGTGCGAACCTCGCCGTCTCGGGGGCCGTCCTCCAGGCGATCACCCGCAACGAGCTCGCGAGCCCGTTCGTCCTCGGCGTCTCCTCGGGTGCCGGCCTCGCGGTGTTGCTCACGGTCGTCGTGTTCACCGGGCTGCTCCCGCTGCTCCCGCTGTTCGCGGCCGTCGGTGGCGGGGTCGCGTTCCTGCTCGTGTACGCCATCGCGTGGCAGGGCGGCACCAACCCGGTGCGGCTGGTGCTCGCGGGCGTCATCGTCTCCAGCGTCTTCGGCTCGGTGCAGACGGGGCTGTTCCTGCTCATCGAGGACATCGGGCTCGTCCAGAGCGTCGTCGCGTGGACGACCGGCTCGCTCGTGGGAACAGACTGGGCACAGGTGCGAATGCTGCTCCCGTGGTCAGTCGCCGCGGTCGGGGCGTCGCTGCTGGGCGCCCGCGAGCTGAACGTCCTGACGCTTGGCGAGGAGACGGCCGCCTCGCTCGGGCTTTCGGTCGAGCGCGTTCGATTCCTTCTCTCGAGCGTCGCGGTGCTGGCGGCGGCAGCGAGCGTCGCCGCCGCGGGGATCGTCGGCTTCGTCGGCCTCGTCGTCCCGCACATCGTCCGCCGGAGCGTCGGCACCGACCACAAGCGCCTACTCGTCGGCTGCGTCTTCGCCGGCCCGGCGCTGCTGCTCGCCGCCGACGCCGGCGCCCGGCTCGCGCTCTCGCCCGCGCAGATCCCCGTCGGCATCGTCACCGGGCTCCTCGGTGGCCCGTACTTCCTGTATCTCATGCGCAAACACGGCGACTTCGGAGGGTTCCAATGACCGACACACGCGACACCGACCGACCCGCCGGCGACGACGTCCTCGCCGCCGAGGACCTCGTGTTGCGCTACCCCGAGTCGGACACTCCGGTGATCGACGGTGCGACCCACGCGTTCCCCGAAGGCCGGGTCACCGCGCTCGTCGGACCGAACGGGAGCGGCAAGAGCACGCTGCTGCGCGGGCTCGCCGGGCGGCTCGCGCCCCGGTCGGGGACCGTGACGCTCCGGGGTCGGCCGCTCGACGACTACGGGGACCGGGAGCGCGCCCGCGAACTCGCTCGGCTTCCACAGGAGCCGACCGCACCCGACGGAATAACCGTCGAGGAGTTAGCCTATCACGGCCGCTATCCCCACCGGGGGTTCCTCGACACGGTCGACGACGCGGACGTTACGGCGGTCGACCGCGCCCTGCGGCTCGTCGGCATCGACCGCCTGCGCGACCGGCCGCTGGCGGACCTCAGCGGCGGCCAGCGCCGGCTCGCGTGGGTCGCGATGGTGCTGGCACAGGACGCCGACGTGCTCCTCCTGGACGAGCCGACGACGTTCCTCGACCTGCGCCACCAACTCGCCGTGATGGACGTGGTGCGGACGCTGCGCGAGGACGACGAGACGACGGTCGTGCTCGTCCTTCACGACATCGAGCAGGCCGCCCGCTACGCGGACGAGATGGTCGTCCTCCGACAGGGGGACGTCCACGCGGCCGGCCCGCCAGCGTCGGTGCTGGAGCCGGATCTGCTCGCGGAGGTGTTCGGCATCGAGGCCGAGGTCGAACCCGGACGCTTCGGCCCGCGGATCACGCCGATCGGGCCGGCCGATTCGGTGACTGGGTCGCGATGACCTGCGCCCCCGGAGACGACGTTCGACGTCAGAACTCGTCGATCACCGGGATCCCCTCGGTCCCGAAGTCGGTCATCGCGGACAGCTTGTCGTTCACGTCGTCCAGCGTCACCGTCTCGCTGACGACGGCGCTGGGATCGAGGTTGTCGCGGGCGACCATCCGGAAGATCTCGTCGTAGCGCGTCGGCGGCAGCCCCAGCGAGCCGACGAACTCGATCTCCTGCATCACCATCGCGTCGGTGGGGAGGCCGACCATCCCCTCCTCCTCGGCGGTGGTGAGGCCGATCTGGACGTGCGTCCCCCGCGTGCCGAGGCTGCGCACCGAGTTGCGGCACGTCTCGGCGATGCCGAGCGCGTCGACGGAGACGTGACAGCCGCCGCCCGCGAGCGCCTGCACCGCCCCCGGCACGTCGTCGGTGTCGCCGGCGTTGACCGTCTCGGCGGCGCCCAGCTCCTCGGCCGTCGAGAGCTTCTGGTCGTCGAGGTCGACGGCGACGACGTTCGCGCCGAGGGCGTCGGCGACGTGGACCGCCGAGAGGCCGACCCCGCCGACGCCGTGGACGGCGACCCAGTCGCCCGCCTCGATGGGCGCCCGGTGGGCCAGCCCGTGGAAGGCCGTCATGAAGCGGCAGCCCAGCCCCGCCATGTCGACGGAGCCCACGCCGTCGGGGAGGTGGACGAGGTTGTGGTCGGCCGCGGGCACGTGGACCAGCTCGGCGAACGCGCCGGGAACCGGCTCGACGAACCCCAGCGGCATCGGGTTCTCGCAGGTGTTCCCGTGGCCGGTCCGGCACTGCATGCACGTGCCGTCGCCGAGGTTGAACGGCACCGCGACGTGGTCGCCCTCGGCGAAGGTCGTCACGTCCTCGCCGACGGCGGCGACGCGCCCCGCCGGCTCGTGGCCGAGGATCTGGCCCGGCTGGGGCTGGATGCCCAGCCAGTCCCAGTCGCCCTGCCAGCCGTGCCAGTCCGACCGACAGATCCCGCACGCCTCGACCTCGACGACCACGCCCTTCGGGTCGGGTTCCGGGTCGTCGACCTCGGTTACGTCGAGCGGTTCCCCGTGCTCCCGTAGGACTGCTGCTCGCATGACGGCTGATCGTTGGTAACAATTGACATAGTTGTTCCTGCCCGATCGGACCGATACTGACCTGGCTGCCGACAGCGACGCGGATCAGTCGACCCCCGCGATCTCGAACCGGGCGCCGCCGTCGTCGCTCTCGGTCACCGTCACGTCCCAGCCGTGGGCGTCGGCGATCTGCGTGACGATCGTGAGTCCGAACCCGGTCCCGTCATCCGCCGTCGAGTAGCCGTGATCGAGGACCCGCTCGCGGTCGGCCGGCGTGATCCCCGGGCCGTCGTCCGCGACGAAGAAGCCCGACCCGTCGGCCAACTCGCCGACCCGGATGGCGACGTCGTCGCCGCCGTGTTCGATCGCGTTGCGAAAGAGGTTCTCGAACAGCTGCTGGAGCCGGGTGCCGTCGGCGGTGATCCGGCGGTCGATCTCCACGGTCAGCGTCGCGTCCGCGGTCGCGACGAACGACCAGCAGTCGCTCGCCGCCTCGCCCACGTCGACGGCCTCCGTCTCGTCGATCGACTCGCCCTCCCGGGCCAACACCAGCAGGTCCTCGATCAGCGTCTCCATCCGGTCGAGGGCGTCCCGACACCGATCGTAGTGGTCGGGGTCTCCGGTCTCCTCCGCGAGATCCAGATACCCCTGGACGACGCTGAGCGGGTTCCGAAGGTCGTGTGAAACGACCTTTGCGAACTCCTCCAACTGGTCGCGCTGCCGTTGAATGCGTTCGGTCGCCTGCTTCTGAAACAGTTCGTAGCTCACCCACTCGGCCATCAACTCCACGAACGTCGACTCCGCGTCGCTGAAGGGGCGCTCGCGCGGCTCGGTATCGGCGAAACAGAACGTCCCGTAGATCTCGTCGTCGACGATCACCTTGGCCCCGATGTACGACTCCAGCCCGAACTGCTGGTAGGCGGAGTCTTCCTCCCAGCCCTCGACTTCGGCGTGTTGGACGGTGAGCGAGTCGTCGTGCGACAGCGTCCGTCGGCAGTACGTCTTGTCGAGTGGACACGACTCCCCCGGCTGTAACAGCGGGTGGTCGCCGACGGCGTTGACGATGACCTGCTCGTCGTCGGAGATCTCCGTGAGGAACCCGGCTTGAACCCCCAGATACGCCCGACCGAGTTCCAGCAGGTCGGACACCTTCGTGTCGAACGACCGCTCGTAGTCGGCGGTGATGCGGTACATCCGCCGGACCGCCCCCAGATCGGAGATGTCCTCTCGGTCGGATAGCTCGGTCATTGTGCGTGGCTACCGTCACGCGATGGATAACTGTTGGCGGTGGTCGCTCCAGTATCGTCGGCTGTGTTCGGATCTCGGGTGACGATCCGCAGATCGTCGACGGAAAGGCGAGCGGTCTCGTGTCTGTCCTCCTCTTCGCGACAGCTACCCGTCGACGGCTCCCCCGGTGGGTGTCCGGACGGGTCCGTCGCCGTGGAGCGCCAACCGCACGGCGACGGCGATGCCGACGAACAGGAACACGTCGCCCAGCGGCGCCAGTAGCGGACCCGAGGGCGCCCAGAGGTCGAGCGGGCGGGCCGAGGCAACGAACGCGGGCACGAGCACCGTCGCGGACTGCACGCCCACGATGACGGCGATCCCCTTGCCGAGATCGCGGGCGGCGACGCGCGGCCCGGCGACGAACAGCACCGCGAGGAGGAACGACGCCTCCGACAGCCACTCGACCGGGAACTGCGACGGCGGGATCCCCACGTTCCGGGCCCACGCCCCCGTGACCGTGACCGAAACCGATCCGCCGGCGCCCGCGCGTGTGGCCGCTCGGAGCAGGTCCCCGAGGCCGTTCGCCGCCACCAGACCGCCGGCACCGACGAGCGCCGCCAGCCCCGCCGCGACGAGGCCCCGCTTGACAGACAGCCCCGGGCCGAGGGATTTCTTCGGGAGGTTGGCGAACAGCGGGTGTCGGTCGGCGCCTTCGGCAGCCGCGGCGAGTCGTTCGTAGCCGCCGTGGTAGGCGAGCCACACGGCGACCGCGATCGCGAGGAGGCTCACGACCGTCGACAGCGGGACGACGAGCACGAGGGGGCCGACCGAGCCCGGGAACCCGGTCGCCAGCGTCGTCCCGACGGTGACCAGAAGGTCGACCCCGTAGACGAGGGCGGCCCCGCCGGCGACGACGCGGGGGGTCGGCCGAGCGACCACGCCGACGACGGCCAGCAGGAACGGGGCGAACGTCACGGTGGCTACGGCCGCCTGGATCAGGAGGGCGCCGAGGATCGCGACGGGGTCGCCGGCGGGGGTTCCGCTCCGCGAGGACAGCCGGAGCCACCCGAACGCGACGAACGCGAACGCGACCAGCGCTGCGGAACCGAGCGCGGCGGGAAGGGCGCTGCGAGCGTCGAGGTCGTCGTGGAGGGACATCGCTCACACGTCAGACAGAACCCGAATAAACCTTCTGTCGACTCGTCCGTGTCGTCGTCGCTGACGCCGCCGTCGACACCGCCGGTGACGCCGCCATCGTCACCACCGCCACCACCGCCACCACCGCCACCATCGCCGCCGCACCCCTTATCAGCCGTGCACGACTATTCCGGCCGATGGCACCGACGACAGGGGACGGACGCGACCACGATCCGGACGCGACGCCAGCGTTCTCCGTCGAGGGACTCTCCAAGCGCTTCGGCTCCGGGGAGGACGCCGTCCGCGCCGTCGACGACGTCTCTTTTTCGGTCGACCGGGGGTCGGTCGTCGGACTGCTCGGCCCCAACGGCGCCGGGAAGACGACGCTGATCAAGTCGGTCCTCGGGACCGTCATTCCCGACGAGGGCACCGTCCGCGTGCTCGGCCGCGACGCCGCCGACGGGCGACGGGCCGCCTACGCTGACGTGGACGCGATGCTGGAGGGTGCCCGGAACGACTACTGGCGTTTGACCGTCCGGGAGAACCTCCGCTACTTCGCGACCATCGGCGGCGTCGCCCCCGACTCGGTCGCCGGCAGGCACGAGCGACTGCTCGACCGGCTCGACCTGGCCGACAGGGCGGACACGCCGGTCCGGGAGCTGTCGCGGGGGATGAAACAGAAGGTGTCGCTGGCGAGCGTGCTCGCGGGCGGGGCGAAGCTGGTGTTCCTCGACGAGCCGACGCTCGGGCTCGACGTGGAGGGGTCGCGGACGCTGCGGCGGGAGATCCGCCGGCTCGCCGAGGAGGAGGACCTCACGGTCGTCGTGAGCAGCCACGACATGCGCGTCATCGAGGACGTCTGCGACCGCGTGGTCGTCATGTCCGAGGGGTCGATCGTCGCCGACGACGCCGTCGAGCGGCTGCTCGGCGCCGTCGACGACTACCGCGTGCGGGTCGCGAGCGACGACCTCTCGCCGGCGACGGTCGCCGACCTGCGCGACCGGTTCGCCGTCGCCGACGCGGACGCGAGCGCGGAGCCGCCCACCCTGGAGGTCAACACCGACGGCGACGCGGTGTACGACCTCTTCGACGCGCTGCGCGCGGCCGACGTGACGCTCGACCGCGTCGACACCGTCGAGCCCAGTCTGGAGGACGTGTTCGTCCGACTGACCGATGCGAAGCCCGACGATTCGAGCGAGGTCGAACCGAACGGCGACCGCCCGCGCGAGCGACGGCGGGCGGGCGTCGCCGGCGACGGCGGAGGTGCGCAGTGACGACCGCCGACGCCGCGGACGGATCCTCGAACGGGCCCTCGAACGAGACATCCGCGGGCGCCGCCGTCGCCAGGGACGGCGCCTCGACCGGCGACGACCCGCGGCCGGCGACGTACCTCGATCTCGCGCGGGCGGTCCTCTACCGGGAGTTCCTGATCTTCGTCCGCTATCCGGCGAACGCGATCGGCGGCATCGTCGTCTCGCTCGTGTTCTTCGGGCTGTTGTTCTTCGGCGGGCGGCTCCTGGCGGGGCAGGCGCTCGCCGACTCGCTCTCGGGGATCGTCGTCGGCTACTTCCTGTGGACGCTCGCGGTCGGCGCGTACTCCTCGGTGTCCAACGACATCGGCAGCGAGGTCCAGTGGGGGACCCTGGAGCGGCACGTCACGACGCCGTTCGGGTTCGCCCCCGTGGCCCTGCTCAAGGGCGTCGCGAAGGTGGTTCGGACGTTCCTCACCTCCGCGGTGATCCTCGCGGTGATGCTCGTCGTGACCGACACGACGCTGGCGCTCGCGCCGGTGACGGTCGTCGTCGTCGCGGGGCTGGCGATCGTCTCCGTGCTCGGGTTGGGGTTCGCCGCCGGCGGGGTGACCGTGTTGTACAAGCGGGTCGGCAACTGGCTGAACCTCCTCCAGTTCGGCTTCGTCGTGCTCGTCTCCGCGCCGGTGCTCGACCAGCCGTGGCTGCGGGCGCTGCCGTTGGCCCACGGGAGCGCGATGCTCCAGCGGGCGATGGTCGACGGCGTCCGCCTGTGGGAGTTCCCGCTCGCGGACCTGGCGCTGCTCGTCGCCGTCGCCGTCGGCTACCTCGCGGCCGGCTACGTCGTCTTCCATTACGCGACCCGGCGGGCGCGGCGGCTCGGCGTGCTCGGCGACTACTGACGGCCGCCCTCGGCGCAACCCCTAACACGGTCGGGCCGATACGGGAGACACTGTGACCTTCGACCCGACAAACCAGGGGATCGACGCCGAGGAGGCCCACGAGCGCGTGACCGACGCGATCGCCGACAACGAGGTGGTGCTGTTCATGAAGGGCGACGCGCGAATGCCACAGTGTGGCTACTCGAAGCGCGCGATCGGACTGATCGGCCAGTACCGCGACGACGTGGCGACGGTGAACACGCTCGAGAACCTCGACGCCTTCCGCGAGGCGTTGGAGGCCGAGAGCGGCTGGGAGACCATCCCGCAGACGTTCGTCGACGGCGAGTTCGTCGGCGGCAGCGACATCCTCGCGGAGCTGGAGGAGCGCGGCGAGCTCGCCGAGACGCTCGACGCCGACGGTGCGGCCGCGGGCGACGCCGACGCGGGCGTCGCCGACACCGCGGCCGACGTGTCCGACGGACCGGACGCGCCGTTCTAACTCGGGTACGTTCTGGACTCGGCGCTCTCTGTTTTCTCGCGAACTCGGCTTGTCCAGCGCGGACCTCCCACGCGCTTCCGTGAACTGCTCGTTTGCTACTCGCGTCGCGGTTCGCCCGCGAGTTCGACGGGCTGTCGAGGCCCGCATCACGTTTCGGCGGTCATTGACCGGTGCACGAAGTAGTACCAAAAATCTGGTTGGTATATTATATTATATGTATTCAAACATACTAATGGCGGTTCGATTCTCACAGCGGTCCGGCCGAGGTCGGAGCCCTGATCGACCGACTGCCGCCGCGAGATTCCGGGCGTGATCGATCGGGGTCACAGCGTATCGGGCGGTCGTGTTCCTCACGAAGTTCTGTAGACGCTGTGGCGCCTCTGGTGTACTGGTCGCTGCTGGCCGGAAATCCGGGAACGCGTTCGTTTCGGTTCGACAGTGGCACGCAGTCAGGATCGCCGGCTCCTGATCGCGGGGGAGGCACGCCACCGTGACCGAGACTGCGTTGCGAGCGGGCTGTGGGTCGGTCGTCTACTACGGTTCCGAACAGCGTTCCGTGAGCGCCTGCGAGAAATCATCATATTCCAATGTATTCTCTAAAATTGATGGTTCTGTCGAACCGAGCCGACTTCGAACGTCGCCGACTCGTCTCGTTTCCGACCTCCTCCACACCACCGGGTCGATCCGATCGATGTCGTGTGACAGTTCGTGGTCTCCAGTGCAGTCACCTACGTCACACAGCTTATAGCTGTTTGGGGAATTGCGTCCGATCCGATCGCGAATGGTCCTGGTGGCCCCCGACCTCGAGGACAGGTACCGCCGTCTCGGGACGTGGCCGGGACGACATCGACGGCTCCTTGCGGGTCGCGTCGCGCGAAGGTCAACTCATATATGCCTCTACTCCGTTGCAGCAACGCGTGCGCAGTAGTGACCTATCCTCTCGGGAGCCAGTTACCCCCGAGGGCGCCGGTTCGAGGGCTGACGGACGTGACCGACTCCGGTCCGTTCGGGAGGAACGACGGCATGACTGAGTCCGATCTGAGCGGCCATCAGAAGGAGCGGAAGATCGTTCGTGTCATGCGAACGTACGATCTGGACCACTTGGAGGTCCAGCTCGTCAACCGGTGGACCGGTACCGGCGAGGAGCAGTTCACGATCCGGGAACTCGCTCGGTGGTTCAACGTGCGGGTGGTCGAGCGTGCGATGGAGGACCACGATGTCAGCTTCGACGGGTTGGTCCCGGACCCGGAGACGGTGTACGACGCGATCGACGCCGA
Protein-coding sequences here:
- a CDS encoding alpha/beta hydrolase, which encodes MHADEIDPQARAAVERQSRIPLPHSRYGLKLLRLVTRPVTWVQNRNPPEVGAVVDRSIPGPAGDLDVRLYLPDSEGPHPTVVFFHGGGFVLGSLGTHDWLCRHLTTESGCAVCAVDYRLAPEHPFPAAVEDAYAAVEWVAAHPDAVRGTGTVAVAGDSAGGTLAAVVALMAAERDGPEIAHQSLLYPGVGIDPDLPSMRDHAGIVLDEADIEWFGDCYYGNDIHRRNPYADPTNAGDLSGVAAATVVTAGFDPLRDGGRAYAEQLVRDGISTRYLNYEDMVHGFMTMRGVDRTHEAIATVADEVANAVADG
- a CDS encoding ABC transporter substrate-binding protein codes for the protein MTGSERTRRQLLAALGGAATVGLAGCGGTSGGPNASGDTAAAPTTGTTANPRTETETATPEPAYEACMEPVGCLSFDEPPETWAANAGIYCDIGVALGLADRLAAIGSPRRYYTGYYEELPGVSFDKSQYPVLSRGTRMPKESFYAADADLHVIDPVWMVNTFGWTEADIEEIATNVGPFFGNYIREQQDAWHTYRYPTLSEAFGNVAALFGRRDRYERIEQVRSELAETIRSRLPEERTEVLLLRPQGIPPNSFFPQYMDDSVSDLQWQVVEVEDALTDSGIPEWGVRIDYETIARLDPEVIVMETQFADDFVLDDESFREFTLGFMRDHPVARDVTAVENGRVHAGGINYQGPMVSLFQTEHAAQVAYPDEFGDEELFDRDRVAGIVTGDG
- a CDS encoding FecCD family ABC transporter permease, giving the protein MAGETRGETGTAADRRLAWVNRQLVGVAVGSVAVVVVAATLQLSFGAYPVSPLGAWRALADPEVLLSAAAWRAFLLGGRVPDYGTATLVVWTIRLPRVLVALLVGANLAVSGAVLQAITRNELASPFVLGVSSGAGLAVLLTVVVFTGLLPLLPLFAAVGGGVAFLLVYAIAWQGGTNPVRLVLAGVIVSSVFGSVQTGLFLLIEDIGLVQSVVAWTTGSLVGTDWAQVRMLLPWSVAAVGASLLGARELNVLTLGEETAASLGLSVERVRFLLSSVAVLAAAASVAAAGIVGFVGLVVPHIVRRSVGTDHKRLLVGCVFAGPALLLAADAGARLALSPAQIPVGIVTGLLGGPYFLYLMRKHGDFGGFQ
- a CDS encoding ABC transporter ATP-binding protein codes for the protein MTDTRDTDRPAGDDVLAAEDLVLRYPESDTPVIDGATHAFPEGRVTALVGPNGSGKSTLLRGLAGRLAPRSGTVTLRGRPLDDYGDRERARELARLPQEPTAPDGITVEELAYHGRYPHRGFLDTVDDADVTAVDRALRLVGIDRLRDRPLADLSGGQRRLAWVAMVLAQDADVLLLDEPTTFLDLRHQLAVMDVVRTLREDDETTVVLVLHDIEQAARYADEMVVLRQGDVHAAGPPASVLEPDLLAEVFGIEAEVEPGRFGPRITPIGPADSVTGSR
- a CDS encoding zinc-dependent alcohol dehydrogenase family protein, translating into MRAAVLREHGEPLDVTEVDDPEPDPKGVVVEVEACGICRSDWHGWQGDWDWLGIQPQPGQILGHEPAGRVAAVGEDVTTFAEGDHVAVPFNLGDGTCMQCRTGHGNTCENPMPLGFVEPVPGAFAELVHVPAADHNLVHLPDGVGSVDMAGLGCRFMTAFHGLAHRAPIEAGDWVAVHGVGGVGLSAVHVADALGANVVAVDLDDQKLSTAEELGAAETVNAGDTDDVPGAVQALAGGGCHVSVDALGIAETCRNSVRSLGTRGTHVQIGLTTAEEEGMVGLPTDAMVMQEIEFVGSLGLPPTRYDEIFRMVARDNLDPSAVVSETVTLDDVNDKLSAMTDFGTEGIPVIDEF
- a CDS encoding GAF domain-containing sensor histidine kinase, translated to MTELSDREDISDLGAVRRMYRITADYERSFDTKVSDLLELGRAYLGVQAGFLTEISDDEQVIVNAVGDHPLLQPGESCPLDKTYCRRTLSHDDSLTVQHAEVEGWEEDSAYQQFGLESYIGAKVIVDDEIYGTFCFADTEPRERPFSDAESTFVELMAEWVSYELFQKQATERIQRQRDQLEEFAKVVSHDLRNPLSVVQGYLDLAEETGDPDHYDRCRDALDRMETLIEDLLVLAREGESIDETEAVDVGEAASDCWSFVATADATLTVEIDRRITADGTRLQQLFENLFRNAIEHGGDDVAIRVGELADGSGFFVADDGPGITPADRERVLDHGYSTADDGTGFGLTIVTQIADAHGWDVTVTESDDGGARFEIAGVD
- a CDS encoding ABC transporter ATP-binding protein, producing MAPTTGDGRDHDPDATPAFSVEGLSKRFGSGEDAVRAVDDVSFSVDRGSVVGLLGPNGAGKTTLIKSVLGTVIPDEGTVRVLGRDAADGRRAAYADVDAMLEGARNDYWRLTVRENLRYFATIGGVAPDSVAGRHERLLDRLDLADRADTPVRELSRGMKQKVSLASVLAGGAKLVFLDEPTLGLDVEGSRTLRREIRRLAEEEDLTVVVSSHDMRVIEDVCDRVVVMSEGSIVADDAVERLLGAVDDYRVRVASDDLSPATVADLRDRFAVADADASAEPPTLEVNTDGDAVYDLFDALRAADVTLDRVDTVEPSLEDVFVRLTDAKPDDSSEVEPNGDRPRERRRAGVAGDGGGAQ
- a CDS encoding ABC transporter permease; this encodes MTTADAADGSSNGPSNETSAGAAVARDGASTGDDPRPATYLDLARAVLYREFLIFVRYPANAIGGIVVSLVFFGLLFFGGRLLAGQALADSLSGIVVGYFLWTLAVGAYSSVSNDIGSEVQWGTLERHVTTPFGFAPVALLKGVAKVVRTFLTSAVILAVMLVVTDTTLALAPVTVVVVAGLAIVSVLGLGFAAGGVTVLYKRVGNWLNLLQFGFVVLVSAPVLDQPWLRALPLAHGSAMLQRAMVDGVRLWEFPLADLALLVAVAVGYLAAGYVVFHYATRRARRLGVLGDY